Genomic window (Thermovirga sp.):
GCTGAAGGCCGTCACGATCATGGCCTCCCGGGGCAAACCCCGAGCGTAAAGAGCCCTGAGGAGGATAGTCGAGCAGGCCATCCCCGGAAGGCCCAGGGAGTACATGGCCAGGGCCCCGGCGGTCCCCTTCCATGCCCATTCGCCGAAGGCTCCTCGGAAGAAGAGAAGGTGGATGATCTCCTTTGAAAAGAGGACCATCCCCAGGGCCACGGGGAGCACGATGAAGAGGCCGTACCGCAGTGCCTCCCTCACGCCCCGGAAGAAATCCTCCTCCCCCGCCAAGAGTTGCCTGGAAAGTTGGGGAAGGATGGCCTGGGATATGGCGATGACGAAGAGACCCAGGGGCAGCTGGAGCACCCTGTCGGCGTAGTTAAGGACCGAGATGGCCCCTTCCTCCAGGAAGGATCCCAGCATGCGGCTGATCAGGGGGATGAGTTGGTTCAGGGAGAGCCCCGCGGCGTAGGGAAGGAAGAGCCTCATGGCCCTGCCAAGGGCCTCGTTGTCCCTCCTCGGCACGGCCGGGATCAGGAGGACTCCCTTTTTGGCCGACCAGGCCCACTGGAGAACCATCTGGGTTACCCCTCCCAGCAGGACGGCGTAGGCGAGGCCCCAGACCCC
Coding sequences:
- the murJ gene encoding murein biosynthesis integral membrane protein MurJ, coding for FISIAALAMGVLNSLDCFFVPAIAPALSNAVFILFLAIVTLRWGVWGLAYAVLLGGVTQMVLQWAWSAKKGVLLIPAVPRRDNEALGRAMRLFLPYAAGLSLNQLIPLISRMLGSFLEEGAISVLNYADRVLQLPLGLFVIAISQAILPQLSRQLLAGEEDFFRGVREALRYGLFIVLPVALGMVLFSKEIIHLLFFRGAFGEWAWKGTAGALAMYSLGLPGMACSTILLRALYARGLPREAMIVTAFSVVANVAFSLLMIRSLQINGLALASSLAFSGTALLTWKLLPGQKGTGRLFPRNWTIPLVLGLTLMGLLLISLKILFPYPLHGGILSKGAWMVLPLLLGAGAYALATWKAGSPEWAWIVEAFRRPGGGER